In one window of Echeneis naucrates chromosome 17, fEcheNa1.1, whole genome shotgun sequence DNA:
- the LOC115057237 gene encoding E3 ubiquitin/ISG15 ligase TRIM25-like: protein MEQQGNQLDGQKLCCSICLDLLKDPVTTTCGHSYCMNCIKPHWDGQDEKKIYSCPYCRKNFTSKPVLEKSTMFAVLVEDHKKFVLLDAPEDHCYAGPEVLACDVCAGTKLTAVKSCLVCLASYCEKPLQPHYESDKFKKHKLVEPSEKLQENICSRHDEVMKMFCRTDQQCICYLCSVEEHKGHDTVSAAAERTERQRELELSRQQIQQRIQDKDVKLLQQEVEAINGSADKAVEDAEKIFTQLIPVKNNKLTVLTDFSFTIKAGKEKSSSKTQSPKTSPVFLSYFIHFACILLQTQFRKTIKKSGLPVFHHKCSMSCFLFLFFFSGFI from the coding sequence ATGGAGCAGCAGGGAAATCAGCTGGATGGACAGAAACTCtgctgttccatctgtctggatctactgaaggatccggtgacgactacctgtggacacagctactgtatgaactgtattaaacCCCACTGGGATGGACAGGACgaaaagaaaatctacagctgccctTACTGTAGGAAGAATTTCACATCGAAGCCTGTCCTGGAAAAAAGTACAATGTTTGCAGTTTTAGTGGAGGATCATAAGAAGTTTGTACTCCTAGATGCTCCTGAagatcactgctatgctggacctgaagtTTTGGCCTGTGATGTCTGCGCCGGGACAAAACTGACAGCTGTCAAGTCCTGTCTggtttgtttggcctcttactgtgagaaacccctgcagcctcattatgaatCAGATAAAttcaagaaacacaagctggtggagccctctgagaagctccaggagaacatctgctctcgtcatgatgaggtgatgaagatgttctgccgtactgatcagcagtgtatctgttatctctgctctgtggaggaacataaaggccacgacacagtctcagctgcagcagaaaggactgagaggcagagagagctggagctgagtcgacaacaaatccagcagagaatccaggacaaagatgtgaagctgcttcaacaggaggtggaggccatcaacggctctgctgataaagcagtggaggacgctgagaagatcttcactcagctgatcccagttaaaaacaacaaactgacgGTGCTGACTGATTTcagcttcacaataaaagcaggaaaggaaaagagttCATCAAAAACCCAAAGTCCTAAAACCAGTCCTGTTTTCTTAtcttactttattcattttgccTGCATACTTCTCCAAACACAATtcagaaagacaataaaaaaaagtggacttcctgttttccatCACAAATGTAGCATgagttgctttttatttttattttttttcagcgGTTTTATTTAG